CTACAACCGAAAAACTTTCAAGTGCTAAATAGAAAACATTGGCAAGTTCATCCAATCATAATGAATTGAAAAACTTACTCTTGCATCTGGCGCTCATATTCTGACCGCACTTCATGGACCCGGACAGTAACTTCTAGTTCATGTTCAATTGCTTGCATCAATGCCTGTATGCAAAACAGATAATTAGCTGGGTGCGAAAATTTATGTTCCCAAAGGTCTTGATGATATATTCTACGACCAAGAAGAATGGTCTTGTAATCTCTCTGTTGAAGGAAGTTTACAGGTAAACTACAAAAGACAAACATCTTTTATGATGAAAAACAAATGCAAAAATAACCCCTTCTTGGCTCTGATACCTGGAATCCTGCAGCACTAGTACTTCCGGAGCCTGCAATATCACGTGATGTTTTTCGAGACTCTAACAACTCCTTAAGTCGTTTAGTGGCCATAGAAGCTTCTTCAGTTTTCCGCTGCAACACCTGTATACCATTTAAGGTAAGCCACGTGACACTTTAAAACCAGAATGATTAACAAACTATTTCTTTACCATCTTTTGCCTCTGGTTCAGTGCCAAGAGCTTATGCATCTCATATTCATTTCTTCTTCCCTCCTTCTTAAGCTGTTGAGAAAACGCATGACGCATACAGTTAGTCACAAAAAGAATAAACTTCTCAGTAATAAAAGGAAGTTTGACCTCTGGATACTAGATACTAAGAGATATATATCCTCTTTGATAATCAAGAAAATGAACAAACATTgtcatttaaaaaagaaaaaaagaagaagacaaaAACAGGCAAAGTCAAATGAAAAAAGTCATTGAAAAGTCAAATAGAAAAAGTCATTGAAcgttaataattaaaagacaaATACGCTTATAAGatgattttgaataaaataGGGGTACTAGACCTATAAAACATAAGCGAGACTCGGTGCGCGGTAgcacagagagagagagagagtgtgtGTATCCTGAATTTTCATGGGAAGCTAGAAAATTTAGGATCCCAACTAAACATGAATGCAAGTTTTTTTTACATAAGACTGTGAATTAAGactcaaaaattaaattaacaaTACCTGAAGAACCTCCTTTTCCCTTGAAGCTTTCCACAACCTGAACTGCTCAGATTCTTGTTTTATCTTTTGTTGTAATTGAACCTAGATACAGAAAAATGAATCAACtgcatgaaaataatttttcttttacgATCAAAAGTGCCTGACATATATAATAATTAGTACCTTCTGTGTCTTAATTCTGTGGATTTCATCCTGAAGACGTTTTGCTGCATCATCGCTCTTCTGTTTTTGTCTCAAAAGCTGAGATTGAGCATCCTGTTTCTTCTTCAACACAGCAACCTGTAGATGCAATGAATTATATGAGGCAATGTTTTCATTGTATAGTTTATGCTTTTTCCTTACAGGTGACTGGGGGAGGATTGAGTTAAAGAGGATAATGTCTTGACTGATTGCTGCACATATTTTAAAAGCCTACCTGTGATTCCAGAAGATTTAATTTCTGAAGATAATCTTCCTTCAATTTTTGAGCACTTTCATCAGAATTTGATGAAATGTTAGAAAGGTTGCGGTGGAGGGATTCTATTTCTTTCTGCATCAGAGTGTAAAATCAATAATAAGAAAAGGACAAATCATGAATAAACCTTCAGTGTCAGCAAATAGAGCATATTAGTTACCTGCAGAGCTTTCTTTTCCAGTTCCAGTTCATGGACCTTTTTCTCATAATGTTGCTTTAAAACTGAGGTATCAACTGTCGCAAACCTCTTCATTTCAGCCTTTAGTAGATGAGACAAGAAGTTAGGAGAGAAAAGTGAAAAGAAGATCAAGCAGCAATAACTAGTTGTGAATACATTTTTTGGAAATTGTTGTTCACACTGTAACCCAACTTTAGAGGccgtttgaattggcttataagctgttttcagctttttttgagtgtttggctggccaacttaaagtcattttgtgcttaaaataagccccaataaatagttgggtttatttggatgaacttattttaagcagtttataagttgaaaacagcttataagtcaaaaaaaaaaagttggcctgcacctatttttttttaaaacttataagcagttttcaacttataagctgcttaaaaataagtcaatccaaacaggctataaATCCAAGAGTTATTAAAGGACCAAAAACTAGTAAATGCATAAACCAATCTCTGCTTTCTTGTCTTTGTTCCCTCTTAAATGCTGTCTAATGCTTTAAACAGAAGTACGAAGGCGTCTAGTCCTTCACCCTTTCCTTAAAGGTAACACCTATTTCAATGATAATAAGAAAGACCAGCTTCATCATGATGTTATCAGATTGGGCAATTCGACAACATATTCAGGCACAGTAGGTCGTCAGTCAAAGCCTCAAAGGCACATATAGAATGTAATCAAATAGCCTTTCTCATTTAAGAGAACATATCTATTTCACTAactcatcaaaataaaaatactactcagGTGACTTTCAAGGTTCTGTCAGAACAGCTAAGGTCATTAAGAGATCTGTCCGGTCTACACCCTTTAAAGTGGGTCTCCCTCTCAAGTCCCAGAAGTCTCCCAAAGTTATAAGCTTAGGCAGCTTGATTCTCTTGCAATAACTTAAATAAGGAGCCACCAATATAAGAGAAGAATTTTGTTTCTGCTTCCTAACTAAATTTCCATAAACTACTTTTCTAAAACAGCATCAGAATTTCCGAAAATTACCTCCTTCTGTTCGAGTTTTTTGTCCAACTCCTTAAGCTCCATATCCAATTTTTCTTGAAGAGAAGAATGTTCAAGCTCTTTCTCCTCCACTTCAGCCTCACCTTTACAGAGCAAGTTTGCATCAGATTAGTTCCCTGATAGGACTAGGACAAAGGGATTACTACTGGAATCAAACAAGATAAAGATATGATAAAAGGGACAACCCAGAACTCCCACTAAACAGCAGCTATATCAAATGTTTATATGCCTATCATGCATTATTTAATAATGTCTTACCATTTGTATCGACACTTTTGATGTCAGAATCCTCTGAACATGAACCCTTTGATAGAAGCTCACCATAGTCTAACCCAAGATAATCAACAGGTTCACCATGCTTTGAATTACTGGAACTTTGTGAGTGAAGCAACTCTGCTTCTAGTTCTTGAATTTTGCTTACATACTTTTTCACCAAACCCAAATCCTATGAGAAAGGGATATCCAGAACCAGATTAGAAATTCTGCTAATATACTAAGAATGTGAAATAAGTATCAGTAGTAATTGAGTCAAACCTGATCAGAGTTGTCTATCTCACTCCAAGGGCTACCATTTTTAGAAGATTCAATCTTCAAGATTAGTCTATCCCTTTCAACCTGTCATATCAGATCCTTAAAGAGATTTCCAGCGTCGAGTCATtttacaattaatttttttaaaaaaaattgctaaCAATATGTAGGCAAACCTGGGCATCAATAGCACTTTGTGTTAATTGTTCGCAGCGAATCCGGCGTTCTTTTACCTCCTTCTGTAGCTCTGCATTGCTTGCTTCTAGCAAAGAAATCTTGCTCTTAAGAATCTGCCCAACAAACATGGAAACTAAAACAATCAAAGGATAGTACTGATGTGTCAAAAATATCTTGTCAAGCAAATTCATCCAGGCTCCTTATCATGTTCCAGGATTTCACGGGTTGGTACAGATAGATAGTAATGTAGCCCCTCAAGAATAGTACTACTTGTCTCCAATATGCATAGATAGTTCTAGAAATGCTAGAAATTCCAGTCCTCTAGGTGTGTtcggtatgaaggaaaatgttttcttggaaaatgcTTTCTAGGAAAATAAGTGGGTCTTTCTAGGAAAATAAGTgggtttcttatttattttcttgtgttCAATACATAAgcaagaaacaacaacaacaacaacatacccagtgaaatcccacaagtggggtctggagagggtaagaAAGGTGGGTGTGGGAGGTAGTGGTGGTGGGGACGGGGGCTATTGGGGTGGAGCTGAAAATGAGGTGTGTTGGAGGGCTGGGAGGACACAATCAATGTAGAATGCCACTTGTGAAACTTGTTTTCCTACTTTCACTATAgaagtcattttcctcatttgtAAGGAACTTGTTTTCCTAGGaaaaatgttttccaaattttttgacaaaacgaaaatcagaaaatattttccaccaTAACGAACACACCCTTAATCACTAAGAGAATATGTTTACCTGGAGTTCTTCAAATGGTGCACCAGAATCTCCACGAACATAAAGAAGCTCGGCTTGCAACTGCTCAATTTGACTCCTCATTCTTTGCATTTGGGCTGCCATTGGGTCGCGGTTGACCTGTGAAAAAGAAATAGGTTCAGACACAAAAATGAAACAAGCGTTGATCTTGTTAAGCAAATTTGAACTTACGATAGCTTTGTTCTGAATGTTGCGAGCACGATTTGCATACTTCAAAGTATTTAGGGTCTCCTCTGCATTGGTGTCAGCAGGACTGACACAAGCTGCATTCATTTAAGTATAGTAAGAACGACAGTACTTGTAGTAACAGAAATACAGTGCCAATCTTGTAAAGTAAACTAATGCAACTTTACTGCTGTTAATAGTAAATAGATACCAATCATAACTGTCTTGCTGTTTCCTCCAAGTGAGTCCTGAAACAAATGTATGCACAAATTATTTAACAGAAGATTTACTTTCAATTACTAGCAATTATTTAATATCGATTGCTCCTGTTTTGAGCAGAATTTCCGTACACAAGTGTCAGAGTTAGAATTCTTGTGCTAGTTTTCTTTCATTTGGTTTCTCTTCAGAATAAAACTTGCATAGTTAGTTCTATATGCAAATCTAAAATTGATTTGGGTCTTCAAATGGACAAGCAGATTGAAGAGTTAATTACTGACTTATGGCATCCAACGTGATTCAGCTTAGTGtatattacattatattattACATTACAAAAGGCATTGCAGAAAGCAACTACAGCTGATTGCATTGTTTAATATTTAAGAAGTCAAAAGCAGAAACCAGTGAATGCTACAGAAGTCCATGCCTGTAAGAGACGTGTTAACTTGCTATCTCTGTATGGGATGTGGGCACCTTCTTTCCGCTTCTTGTCATCACCAAGGGCACTGATTACATTGCCAAGAGCAAGCAATCCCTTGTTGATATGAATGCCTACACCAGAATGCTCAAACGATGAATACTGGATATGCATATTTTACGTTTAGTAGCTAGGAGTAGGAGAGATTATCCATCTAGTCAGTGATGTCTTAACGCAAATGGTagtgttacaaaataaatacatagtACAGACATAAATACATAGTACAGtcatttttccaaaaatataattGTTATTACCCTCTCGTAAACGCATTTCATCAGCTCCAGTTCGCTTCGCTCGCTCTGAACCAGCAAGGTCAACCAAATGAAGCTTGGCACATAATATGTCATCACCGTCATCATTCGTTGATCCACTTGAGCAATTGGATGATTTCTTTTGTTCCAATGATATGGTAAAAATGGCATGTGACCGACTGTTGACATAAACAGAAAATAGGTAACTCCACAACTAGAACCAGAATTTGTTATAATAGAAACTTCGTAAGGTCCACTCAAAATAAACGAAGTCATTCATAAGGTGATGTATACCTTGACTGACTATTCATCTTTGTGCTTCCAGTGGCTCGTGCCACTGATCCTCTCAACAGGAAGCACGCCATCTCTTCTTTTGTCCTTACTTCTGCCTCTGTGACACCTGCCAGAGTAATTCCTCCGTGAACCGTTTCCCTTATTTGAATGGGAACCCTAGCAGGGCCTCCTGTAGGCTTTGCTGCCCCATCAGTTTTGCAAAAGGCTATTGCATTTTGATccaacaaatcaaacacttCTTCCTTAAAAATCTGCAAGAATAAAAAATTGACAGATAAACACAGCATATCATTTTTACCTTGCAAGGACATATATTGAATGAAACACCAGAGTTCTCTTTCCATACCTCAATGAAGGATACCCTGATCAGAAATTCTGTTGATTCCTTCATTGCCTCTGCTCTTGAGAATATAGTATTCATAACCATTGGGATCACTCCACCAGTTTGCTCTTCACCATTATAATTAGTGCCCATTGTATATGTTTTCCCAGAGCCCGTCTTCAACACACACATTATTGCAATGTATATAGTTAGTCTCTTATGTCAAAACGGTACATTCAATTCAAGGACATAAACAAGATCAAATAGAGTTATGTAAGAACAGGAAAAAACTCAAGTAAATTAGACCTAGAAAAATGAGCAAAAATACTGGCACCTTACCTGACCATAAGCAAGCACGGTCCCATTGTAGCCTTGGAACAACGCATCCACAAGAGGCGCAACACATTCATCAAATATACGCAAGGAAGCATAGCCCCCACTCCCAAATACATAATCAAATGTGAAGACATGTGATCCAATTTGCACCTGTTTGTGGTCAAGACATCAACAAAAGCCAAATCAGTGTAGAGATCATGTGTCTGTTGTAATTAAATATGATAGCTGAACATCATTAATCCACAACACTGcacaataaaatttaataataattcaaCACTGAACTACTAAAACTTTTGCAAATGCAACAAGTGCAATTATTTATAATCAAAAATGCTCGCCATAACAAATGACAactaaaaacataaaatttgtaCGATACAAAAGGAATTCCCCAGCTAAAATTAATAAAGTAAAAGCACCTGTGGTTCACCGGGAACTACTGTGACACAATCAGTGCACCCAATGAGAAGCTCAGAAGTAACTAGCGGTCTAATGTTCACAGCAACTCTCACGCATTGTGACGTGTCCTTGGCCTCAGAT
This region of Solanum dulcamara chromosome 9, daSolDulc1.2, whole genome shotgun sequence genomic DNA includes:
- the LOC129903424 gene encoding kinesin-like protein KIN-4C → METSEAKDTSQCVRVAVNIRPLVTSELLIGCTDCVTVVPGEPQVQIGSHVFTFDYVFGSGGYASLRIFDECVAPLVDALFQGYNGTVLAYGQTGSGKTYTMGTNYNGEEQTGGVIPMVMNTIFSRAEAMKESTEFLIRVSFIEIFKEEVFDLLDQNAIAFCKTDGAAKPTGGPARVPIQIRETVHGGITLAGVTEAEVRTKEEMACFLLRGSVARATGSTKMNSQSSRSHAIFTISLEQKKSSNCSSGSTNDDGDDILCAKLHLVDLAGSERAKRTGADEMRLREGIHINKGLLALGNVISALGDDKKRKEGAHIPYRDSKLTRLLQDSLGGNSKTVMIACVSPADTNAEETLNTLKYANRARNIQNKAIVNRDPMAAQMQRMRSQIEQLQAELLYVRGDSGAPFEELQILKSKISLLEASNAELQKEVKERRIRCEQLTQSAIDAQVERDRLILKIESSKNGSPWSEIDNSDQDLGLVKKYVSKIQELEAELLHSQSSSNSKHGEPVDYLGLDYGELLSKGSCSEDSDIKSVDTNGEAEVEEKELEHSSLQEKLDMELKELDKKLEQKEAEMKRFATVDTSVLKQHYEKKVHELELEKKALQKEIESLHRNLSNISSNSDESAQKLKEDYLQKLNLLESQVAVLKKKQDAQSQLLRQKQKSDDAAKRLQDEIHRIKTQKVQLQQKIKQESEQFRLWKASREKEVLQLKKEGRRNEYEMHKLLALNQRQKMVLQRKTEEASMATKRLKELLESRKTSRDIAGSGSTSAAGFQALMQAIEHELEVTVRVHEVRSEYERQMQERAKMANEVAELKLKTLSDCPQKMSPGARNSRIFALENMLATSSSTLVSMASQLSEAEERERTFSGRGRWNQVRSLADAKNIMNFLFNLASSSRCQLRDREVECREKDAEIRELKEKVVNLVRQLELQKNELRQLELQNSELIQQEKLMKLALEHPVGRTDSSVSNELSSIDGHDDDLRQKKLALEHPAGRTDNSVSNELSSIDGHDYDLRQKGNRSSLIYSGGWKLEEDMDTSDSDCSYQDKTDTDYDLVCCSCSKKSLCKTTRCECRAVGGSCGVLCGCDPIKCSNRETSTKNQLPSLDVVGDKGNTLGTDEAESSQTLASQGAMLLQSALSEKPIQSKDEGETKRKPLSDIGNTRAKSNAPKPTQRKQWRKSVIQLVPTAPTTQASNADAPIKTSQPGNADASVKTENHVGEINASALKLPRAMRSALTNGNNTLRERNSETNDSVVAQTTPPAPKSPLRQSKALDEKEN